A single window of Gammaproteobacteria bacterium DNA harbors:
- the gspL gene encoding type II secretion system protein GspL gives MENILFQVTPVPASTPASTPASAPASAPTDVLLTEPAQSTYKWIMVSATPLPHQAASIDTLANLAKQHRMIGIVPCEQLLLQTAMLPGRQQRKLRLAIPYALEDQVAEDVEELHFALGRERIEANGPGFNTFVPVAIMRRDTLQHIISSWQTQKINLQALLPDVLCLPWTENQWSVWQEEQRILIRTGLHEGLATTPDNLALTLSALQTQYGTPASIHCWGNSNSAWPAIEGLPALELHATPTDPWILWASTYTPTAFNLLQGDFAAQKNHSKNPRAWKLPLILAASWIALMFVSLVIEYTLLNHERDKLEAEISDIFITTFPGSNPINPRFRMEQKLKELGGSASSVFLSLLKPLSVALQSNPQIRQKIVIDTIEFSGEQLDLSVSANDLQAVEELRQTLNERYSLKTDMGTVSNNANKISVTLRIHHS, from the coding sequence ATGGAAAATATTTTATTCCAAGTAACACCGGTACCCGCATCGACACCGGCATCGACACCGGCATCGGCACCGGCATCGGCACCGACGGATGTGCTGTTAACCGAGCCTGCGCAGAGTACGTATAAATGGATCATGGTTAGTGCAACACCACTACCTCATCAAGCAGCGTCCATAGATACATTAGCGAATCTAGCCAAACAACATCGCATGATTGGTATTGTGCCTTGCGAACAATTACTGCTACAAACAGCGATGCTGCCTGGTCGTCAACAACGCAAACTAAGACTCGCTATTCCGTATGCGCTAGAAGATCAAGTAGCAGAAGATGTCGAGGAATTACATTTTGCGTTAGGTCGCGAACGTATCGAAGCAAACGGCCCCGGCTTTAACACTTTTGTTCCGGTTGCGATTATGCGCCGCGATACTTTGCAACACATAATAAGCAGCTGGCAAACCCAGAAAATTAATTTACAAGCATTGCTACCCGACGTGTTATGTCTACCTTGGACTGAAAATCAATGGAGCGTTTGGCAAGAAGAGCAACGCATATTAATTCGCACAGGTTTACATGAAGGCTTAGCCACCACACCCGACAATCTCGCATTAACCCTTAGCGCATTACAAACTCAATACGGCACGCCCGCCTCAATTCACTGTTGGGGCAACAGCAACAGTGCGTGGCCAGCCATTGAAGGTCTGCCCGCACTAGAATTACATGCAACACCGACGGATCCATGGATATTATGGGCGAGCACCTATACACCTACTGCATTCAATTTATTGCAAGGTGACTTTGCAGCGCAAAAAAATCATTCGAAAAATCCGCGCGCTTGGAAACTCCCATTGATACTTGCGGCAAGCTGGATTGCGTTGATGTTTGTCAGTTTAGTAATTGAATATACTTTGTTAAATCACGAACGCGATAAACTAGAAGCCGAGATCTCCGATATTTTTATTACTACTTTCCCCGGCAGCAATCCGATCAATCCCCGCTTTCGAATGGAACAAAAACTTAAAGAGTTAGGCGGTTCAGCGAGCAGTGTATTTTTAAGTTTATTAAAACCGCTAAGTGTAGCCTTACAAAGCAACCCGCAGATTCGGCAAAAAATAGTCATCGACACGATTGAATTTAGCGGTGAACAACTTGATTTATCGGTATCCGCTAATGACTTACAAGCCGTTGAAGAGTTACGTCAAACACTCAATGAACGCTACTCATTAAAAACGGACATGGGCACCGTCAGTAACAACGCCAATAAAATTTCCGTCACTTTACGGATTCACCACTCATGA
- the gspD gene encoding type II secretion system secretin GspD, with protein MRIVTKKLLLSTLCGLTIFATGFTAIAQPNTEEVPYGSNPPSTETPPDMQQPYMPTPAMNGMPDSMSTNSSANSNGNNNSRFVPSQINNRNNLGNKTSNDASSGGGATLNLSDADIRVLINTVSEITGKNFIIDPRVKAKITVVSSKPMQKDELYEVFLSILQVHGFAAIPSKKGLIKIVPDAIAKQGAIPTVDGNQYRDSDQLVTRVLQVQNISANQLIPILRPLIPNQGHLAAYAPTNVLVISDQASNINRILHIIRQIDQVSNADVEIIRVENAAAGEIVRILNSLAQKDQKAAPESVQTSFIADERTNSILLTGDSGSRKRISKLISELDAPLTSTGNTRVFFLKYADAKELTTILQGVSAKTSDGKTAPAAGNKSDVDIQADITNNALIITAPASLIRQFDSVIKQLDIPRAQVLIEAIIAEVSTDLATELGSQLLVNGSEDGRGPVGGVLFRESNDISSWVTDTPIVKDGLNLAIGRTDVANQFALVLRALQGDAATNILSTPTLVTLDNVEAEIVFGQNVPFVTGSYSNTGANNGSTNPFQTIQRQDVGLTLKVKPQINEGTSVKLNISQEVSNIASSSSGASDIVTNKRSIKTEVLVDDGQMLVLGGLIEDQFTDSVQKVPLLGSIPIIGHLFRYTKTQKVKRNLMVFIRPVILSDSVRANYFTQKKYSAFKERQDQAKIGKRGLLRDSAAKLPPIDTLFTPMPPATTPIAAPVVMPQATPAITPVTPTSTVVPANETSGTNNTTPPAVTGEAVSTSTSTQVVVTGEAVPASTTTLVAPAPAPASTPANSENISPTTDSTDTKKTMTEAEAIAAAEQAFEFTPSEASVETNTLTNSKTPAISTSSNSNTATTP; from the coding sequence ATGCGCATAGTCACAAAAAAACTTCTGCTTAGCACCCTTTGTGGGCTGACCATTTTTGCAACAGGCTTCACGGCGATTGCACAACCCAACACAGAAGAAGTACCTTATGGCAGCAATCCGCCGTCAACGGAAACGCCGCCGGATATGCAACAACCGTATATGCCTACACCTGCCATGAACGGTATGCCTGATAGCATGAGCACCAATTCCAGCGCCAATTCAAACGGCAATAACAACAGTCGTTTCGTACCCAGCCAAATCAACAATCGGAATAATCTCGGCAACAAAACCTCGAACGATGCTAGTAGCGGCGGCGGTGCCACTTTAAATTTAAGCGATGCGGATATTCGTGTGTTGATCAACACGGTTTCTGAAATTACCGGCAAGAATTTTATTATCGATCCGCGTGTTAAAGCCAAAATCACCGTCGTCTCATCCAAGCCCATGCAAAAAGATGAGTTATACGAAGTGTTTTTATCTATTCTGCAAGTTCATGGCTTCGCTGCCATTCCCAGCAAAAAAGGCTTAATCAAAATTGTTCCAGATGCCATTGCTAAGCAAGGCGCTATTCCCACGGTCGATGGCAATCAATATCGTGACTCCGATCAATTAGTCACTCGTGTATTACAGGTACAAAATATTTCGGCCAATCAATTAATTCCGATTTTACGTCCGCTGATTCCCAATCAAGGTCATCTCGCAGCGTACGCGCCTACCAATGTATTAGTCATTTCAGATCAAGCATCTAACATTAATCGCATTTTGCATATCATTCGCCAGATCGATCAAGTGAGCAATGCTGATGTTGAAATCATTCGCGTTGAAAATGCAGCAGCGGGTGAAATTGTACGCATATTAAATTCATTAGCGCAAAAAGATCAAAAAGCAGCGCCCGAATCAGTGCAAACCAGTTTTATTGCAGACGAACGCACCAATAGCATTTTATTAACCGGCGACTCCGGTTCACGTAAACGTATTTCTAAATTAATTTCGGAATTAGATGCGCCATTAACGTCAACCGGCAATACCCGCGTATTCTTTTTGAAATACGCAGATGCCAAAGAGCTTACAACTATTTTACAAGGTGTATCAGCCAAAACCAGTGATGGCAAAACCGCGCCTGCCGCCGGCAACAAAAGCGATGTCGACATTCAAGCCGATATCACCAACAACGCTTTAATTATCACTGCGCCTGCTTCATTAATTCGCCAATTTGATTCAGTCATCAAACAACTCGACATCCCGCGTGCGCAAGTATTAATCGAAGCCATCATCGCTGAAGTGTCAACCGATTTAGCCACTGAATTAGGTTCGCAGTTATTAGTGAATGGTTCAGAAGATGGTCGCGGGCCAGTCGGCGGTGTGTTATTTAGAGAATCAAATGACATTAGCAGTTGGGTCACCGACACACCGATTGTAAAAGACGGTTTGAATCTCGCTATTGGTCGCACCGATGTCGCAAATCAATTTGCCTTGGTGTTGCGCGCTTTACAAGGTGATGCCGCCACTAATATTTTATCAACGCCTACCTTAGTTACTTTAGATAATGTGGAAGCAGAAATTGTTTTTGGCCAGAACGTGCCGTTTGTAACCGGTAGTTACTCCAACACTGGCGCAAACAACGGTTCTACCAATCCTTTCCAAACTATTCAACGTCAAGATGTCGGCTTAACCTTAAAAGTAAAACCGCAAATTAATGAAGGCACCAGTGTTAAATTAAATATTTCACAAGAAGTATCAAACATTGCGAGCTCTAGCAGCGGCGCCAGCGATATCGTTACGAATAAACGCTCTATTAAAACCGAAGTACTCGTCGATGATGGTCAAATGTTAGTACTGGGCGGCTTAATTGAAGATCAGTTCACCGACAGTGTACAAAAAGTTCCTTTGCTCGGCAGCATTCCCATCATTGGTCATTTATTTCGTTACACCAAAACACAAAAAGTAAAACGCAACCTAATGGTATTTATTCGGCCAGTCATTTTAAGCGATAGCGTCCGTGCTAATTATTTCACCCAGAAAAAATATAGTGCTTTTAAAGAACGTCAAGATCAAGCCAAAATTGGTAAGCGTGGTTTATTACGTGATAGCGCTGCAAAATTACCGCCGATTGATACGTTATTTACACCAATGCCGCCAGCAACAACACCGATTGCAGCGCCAGTGGTAATGCCACAGGCAACTCCTGCTATTACACCAGTTACACCCACATCCACTGTGGTTCCCGCCAATGAAACCAGCGGAACCAACAACACAACACCTCCTGCTGTAACAGGCGAAGCAGTTTCAACATCTACATCAACTCAGGTGGTTGTAACAGGTGAAGCTGTTCCAGCTTCGACAACAACACTTGTCGCGCCTGCTCCAGCACCGGCATCAACACCGGCAAACAGTGAAAATATTTCGCCGACGACTGATAGCACCGATACAAAAAAGACAATGACAGAAGCCGAAGCCATTGCCGCTGCCGAGCAAGCGTTTGAATTTACTCCCTCCGAAGCGAGTGTAGAAACAAATACACTAACTAACAGTAAGACGCCTGCTATTTCCACCTCCAGCAACAGTAATACTGCTACAACACCATGA
- the gspI gene encoding type II secretion system minor pseudopilin GspI yields MNASRINIFSKHSGFTLMEVLVALLIVGIALGTVIHCITQAAATSRRLVQKSSASWIASNRMNELHAQHYWDTAEDSAPTTLTFSGREWRQEETVITTPNPNMRQVTIKVYAGKEADSSVQLIGYLINPQLLQTANPTNNLP; encoded by the coding sequence ATGAACGCATCACGCATCAACATTTTTTCTAAGCACAGCGGCTTCACTTTGATGGAAGTATTAGTTGCATTACTCATCGTGGGCATTGCATTAGGCACGGTGATTCATTGCATTACGCAAGCCGCTGCTACGAGCAGACGTTTAGTGCAAAAAAGCAGCGCGAGTTGGATTGCCAGCAATCGTATGAATGAATTACATGCGCAGCACTATTGGGATACCGCCGAAGATTCAGCGCCGACCACACTGACGTTTAGCGGCAGAGAATGGCGTCAAGAAGAAACTGTTATTACCACGCCTAATCCCAACATGCGGCAAGTCACTATTAAAGTATATGCCGGAAAAGAAGCAGACTCGTCGGTGCAATTGATTGGTTATTTAATTAATCCGCAATTGTTGCAAACCGCTAACCCGACTAACAACCTGCCATGA
- the gspK gene encoding type II secretion system minor pseudopilin GspK yields MKSHQHSQRGIALLTALLIMALLVIVAMTLAYQQQLEVRRTATLIHNEQAYQYALAVEAFAISVLNDDRKNNEVDHLEEDWATLSPVMPIENGEVTGKLEDLQGRFNLNTLLVSNQADPIALLRFQALLEQFDMDPNNVFAVVDWLDTDGIQNGPYGAEDDFYLGLETSYLSANRFFSDVSELRLVKGFNVANFKLLAEHLSALPTATSININTASASVIEALGASAADSQSLTRQLPKNPEQISAESREHFKSVSEFLTEARTISSEQGLSVNSEYFLLTAQTRFAGGKALLKSVLHRNNNGQLRVISRNLSPD; encoded by the coding sequence ATGAAATCACACCAACACTCTCAACGCGGCATTGCTTTACTCACCGCATTATTAATTATGGCATTGCTCGTTATTGTTGCGATGACACTCGCCTACCAACAACAACTAGAAGTTCGTCGTACCGCCACCTTGATTCATAACGAGCAAGCTTATCAATACGCATTAGCGGTCGAAGCATTTGCTATTAGCGTATTAAATGATGATCGCAAAAATAATGAAGTAGATCATTTGGAAGAAGATTGGGCGACGTTGTCACCCGTCATGCCGATTGAAAATGGTGAAGTCACTGGTAAGTTAGAAGATCTACAAGGTCGCTTTAATCTCAATACACTGCTCGTTAGCAACCAAGCAGATCCCATTGCTTTATTGCGTTTCCAAGCATTGCTCGAACAGTTCGATATGGACCCTAATAATGTTTTTGCTGTGGTTGATTGGCTGGATACTGATGGGATTCAAAACGGTCCTTACGGCGCAGAAGATGATTTCTACTTAGGCTTAGAAACGAGTTACTTAAGCGCTAATCGTTTTTTCAGTGACGTCAGCGAATTACGTTTAGTCAAAGGTTTTAATGTTGCTAATTTTAAATTATTAGCCGAACACTTAAGCGCCTTACCCACCGCTACTAGCATTAATATCAATACCGCCTCTGCCAGTGTCATAGAAGCGTTAGGTGCCAGCGCGGCGGATAGCCAATCACTCACCCGTCAGTTACCAAAAAATCCTGAACAAATCAGCGCCGAATCACGTGAACATTTTAAAAGCGTCAGTGAATTCTTGACCGAAGCGCGCACCATCAGTAGCGAGCAAGGTTTATCGGTTAATTCAGAATATTTTTTATTAACGGCGCAAACGCGTTTTGCCGGTGGCAAAGCCCTGTTAAAATCGGTATTACACCGCAACAATAATGGCCAGTTGCGCGTGATTTCACGCAATCTGAGCCCTGACTAA
- the gspJ gene encoding type II secretion system minor pseudopilin GspJ, with product MNYPRAQRGFTLMELLVAITIFAILAYLAYTGVSNSQKAAQHILLKGEQFHKLQFAISLFEKDARQTIHRPVRSDYSGIKAAVASLISEKGVVLTHTGWSNPAEQLRSDLQRVQYRLDGNTLLRETWTHTDIGVNANARKTPLLDDVENFQVSYLNAQQEWQDAWPPTIYSANPTGDSEPLPLAIEITLTFKNNIAVTRLISLVQ from the coding sequence ATGAACTATCCGCGCGCGCAACGTGGGTTTACTTTAATGGAACTATTAGTCGCGATTACTATTTTTGCGATTTTGGCGTACCTCGCTTATACCGGTGTTAGCAATAGTCAAAAAGCCGCACAGCACATATTATTGAAAGGCGAACAATTTCATAAATTACAATTTGCTATCAGCCTATTTGAAAAAGATGCACGCCAAACAATTCATCGACCGGTGCGCAGCGATTATAGTGGCATTAAAGCCGCCGTCGCTTCGCTGATTAGTGAAAAAGGCGTGGTGTTAACACATACCGGCTGGAGTAATCCCGCTGAACAATTACGCAGTGATCTACAACGAGTGCAATACCGATTAGATGGTAATACCTTATTACGCGAAACGTGGACACATACCGATATCGGCGTTAATGCCAATGCGCGCAAAACCCCGCTGCTTGATGATGTCGAAAATTTCCAAGTAAGTTATTTGAATGCTCAACAAGAATGGCAAGATGCTTGGCCACCTACTATATACTCGGCGAATCCAACGGGAGACAGTGAACCTTTGCCATTAGCCATTGAAATAACATTAACATTTAAAAATAATATTGCGGTCACTCGTTTAATTAGTTTGGTGCAGTAA
- the gspH gene encoding type II secretion system minor pseudopilin GspH, with amino-acid sequence MTATRRFDSNVDHGFRIGNISRGFTLIEILVVITLIGIVATFISLTMLDRGAHDLKEQSRRLAALIRTAHEDSVLYGRNMGMSIGKRDYRFFEFEAGQWHAITAKDIYRPRQLPGILYLQLKLDDINVIMDNDAPATPQIFFLASGEISPFDLTFRLLDRPEYRVMQVNTIGEISWPEQTP; translated from the coding sequence ATGACGGCAACGCGCCGTTTTGATTCCAATGTTGATCACGGTTTTCGTATAGGCAATATTTCGCGCGGCTTTACGCTAATTGAAATATTGGTGGTCATTACACTGATCGGCATTGTCGCCACTTTTATTTCGCTGACTATGCTTGATCGCGGCGCACATGACTTAAAAGAACAAAGTCGGCGGCTTGCGGCTTTAATTCGCACCGCACATGAAGACAGTGTCTTATACGGTCGCAATATGGGCATGAGTATAGGCAAACGCGATTATCGTTTTTTTGAATTTGAGGCGGGTCAGTGGCATGCGATTACCGCTAAAGATATTTATCGACCGCGTCAATTACCAGGCATTTTATATCTACAATTAAAACTGGATGACATAAACGTGATCATGGATAACGACGCTCCTGCGACACCGCAAATATTTTTTCTCGCCAGCGGCGAAATCTCTCCCTTTGATCTTACTTTTCGTTTATTAGATCGACCCGAATATCGGGTTATGCAAGTTAACACTATTGGCGAAATTAGTTGGCCAGAACAGACACCATGA
- the gspE gene encoding type II secretion system ATPase GspE, producing the protein MNPLIDGDSKKNLDVNAAVDVPAIIAIKRPAYSFAKRHGILIDERLPNGVRVLYKKIPTPALMAELNRFIGEPLIFEAAANNFDQLLAQRYDRGKEGAQASLDDMGDEMDLAQIAETLSEPEDLLESQDDAPIIRLLNALLSQAIKENASDIHIETFETRLLVRMRIDGVLREILEPPRSLAPLIISRVKIMAKLDIAEKRLPQDGRISLKVGGRAVDVRVSTLPSGYGERVVMRLLDKQAGRLNLIDLGMAAETLERIQQIIHKPHGIFLVTGPTGSGKTTTLYSALTQLNDLTRNILTVEDPIEYYLDGIGQTQVNTKVDLTFARGLRAILRQDPDVVMVGEIRDLETAEISVQASLTGHMVFSTLHTNTAVGAVTRLRDMGVEPFLLSSTLIGVLAQRLVRTLCVHCKQAHTPTEAERILLGINSDHALTIFSAQGCQHCSNSGYSGRMGIHELVLIDNTLQHMIHEGAGEHKLEKHARTRTPSIRQDGIAKVMAGLTSIEEVLRVTKDDNNE; encoded by the coding sequence ATGAATCCATTGATCGATGGCGACAGTAAAAAAAATCTAGATGTGAACGCGGCCGTCGATGTTCCAGCCATCATCGCGATTAAACGCCCCGCTTATAGTTTCGCAAAACGCCACGGCATACTGATTGATGAACGACTTCCTAATGGCGTACGCGTGTTATACAAAAAAATTCCTACGCCGGCGCTAATGGCGGAATTAAATCGCTTTATCGGCGAACCTTTGATTTTCGAAGCCGCAGCAAACAATTTTGATCAACTCTTAGCACAACGTTACGATCGCGGCAAAGAAGGTGCGCAAGCCAGTCTTGATGATATGGGCGATGAAATGGATCTCGCACAAATCGCCGAGACCTTATCAGAACCCGAAGATTTATTAGAATCGCAAGATGATGCGCCCATCATTCGTTTATTAAATGCCTTGTTATCACAGGCTATTAAAGAAAATGCGTCTGATATTCATATCGAAACCTTTGAAACTCGTTTATTGGTACGCATGCGCATTGACGGCGTGTTGCGTGAAATTTTAGAACCACCCCGCAGCTTAGCGCCGTTGATTATTTCACGCGTTAAAATTATGGCTAAACTCGATATCGCTGAAAAACGTTTGCCGCAAGATGGTCGCATATCTTTAAAAGTCGGTGGGCGCGCAGTTGATGTGCGTGTCTCAACACTGCCATCTGGTTATGGTGAACGTGTGGTGATGCGTTTACTGGACAAACAAGCGGGACGTTTAAATCTGATTGATCTCGGCATGGCCGCAGAAACCTTAGAACGCATTCAACAAATCATTCATAAACCCCACGGCATTTTCTTAGTCACCGGCCCTACGGGTTCAGGAAAAACGACAACGCTTTATTCAGCATTAACTCAATTAAATGATTTAACTCGTAATATTTTAACGGTTGAAGATCCTATCGAATATTACTTAGATGGTATTGGTCAAACGCAAGTGAATACTAAAGTGGATCTTACCTTTGCGCGTGGCTTGCGTGCGATTTTGCGCCAAGATCCTGATGTAGTGATGGTGGGCGAAATTCGCGATTTGGAAACCGCCGAAATTTCTGTGCAAGCCAGCTTAACTGGACACATGGTATTTTCGACCTTGCACACTAACACCGCAGTGGGTGCAGTGACGCGTTTACGTGATATGGGCGTAGAACCTTTTTTATTATCATCAACGCTCATTGGCGTACTCGCTCAACGTTTAGTCCGTACTTTATGCGTGCATTGCAAACAAGCGCATACACCGACAGAAGCAGAACGTATTTTGCTCGGTATAAACTCAGACCATGCTTTAACTATTTTTAGTGCCCAAGGTTGTCAGCATTGCAGCAATAGCGGCTATAGCGGACGCATGGGTATTCATGAATTAGTTTTAATCGACAACACCTTGCAACATATGATTCATGAAGGCGCTGGTGAACACAAATTAGAAAAACATGCGCGCACTCGCACGCCCAGCATTCGACAAGATGGGATTGCTAAAGTAATGGCGGGGCTCACTTCTATAGAAGAAGTGTTGCGCGTCACCAAAGACGATAACAACGAGTAA
- the gspF gene encoding type II secretion system inner membrane protein GspF, translating to MPAFEYIALNAEGRQQHGVLEGDSARTVRFLLRERNLTPISVNETRKNNKADTARSGSGLFNRQSMSTAELALITRQLATLCRSGTPLEEALGVIARQTEKNRSKSVLLSVRARILEGHSFANALNDYPGIFPDLYRSSIMAGEQSGHLDTVLERLAEYTEARLALVQDIGVKLMYPVLICLVAIGVIIFLVAGVVPQIVEVFEQQDMDLPIMTQILLFSSSVLRNYWWLGVILLFVGSMTIYSLLKVEANRRKWHHLLLRLPFIGKLIRGLNAARFARTLSMLSSSGVPILQSLQIAASTIRNLPMREAIEQTAVKVREGGSIARALDKTNLFPPMTMHMIASGEASGQLEQLLAKAADYQERETKSMVNIFVGLFEPLMILSMGLVVLFIVLAVLLPILDMNSLVQ from the coding sequence ATGCCCGCGTTTGAATATATTGCATTAAATGCTGAAGGTCGCCAACAACACGGCGTGCTCGAAGGCGATAGCGCACGCACAGTGCGCTTTTTATTGCGCGAACGTAATTTAACACCGATCTCGGTTAACGAAACCCGCAAAAACAATAAAGCTGATACCGCGCGCAGCGGCAGTGGTTTATTTAATCGTCAAAGCATGAGCACGGCGGAATTAGCACTGATCACGCGTCAACTCGCAACGTTGTGTCGTTCAGGTACACCATTAGAAGAAGCGCTGGGCGTGATTGCGCGGCAAACAGAAAAAAATCGTAGCAAAAGTGTATTGCTCAGTGTTCGTGCCCGCATTCTGGAAGGCCATAGTTTTGCGAATGCTTTAAATGATTATCCCGGCATTTTTCCTGACTTGTATCGTTCCAGCATCATGGCGGGTGAACAATCCGGTCATTTGGATACGGTATTAGAACGCTTAGCCGAATACACCGAAGCACGTTTGGCCTTAGTACAAGATATTGGCGTTAAATTAATGTATCCGGTATTAATTTGTTTAGTCGCTATCGGTGTGATTATTTTTCTAGTCGCTGGGGTTGTGCCACAAATTGTTGAAGTGTTTGAACAACAAGACATGGACTTACCCATCATGACGCAAATCTTATTATTCAGCAGCAGCGTGTTGCGCAATTATTGGTGGTTAGGCGTTATCTTATTATTTGTCGGCAGCATGACTATTTATTCGCTACTTAAAGTCGAAGCTAATCGCCGCAAATGGCATCACCTATTGTTGCGTTTACCTTTTATAGGAAAATTGATTCGCGGTTTAAATGCTGCGCGTTTTGCGCGCACCTTAAGTATGTTGTCATCCAGTGGTGTGCCGATTTTACAAAGTTTACAAATTGCCGCGTCGACTATTCGTAATTTGCCGATGCGTGAAGCGATTGAACAAACCGCAGTGAAAGTACGTGAAGGTGGCAGCATTGCGCGCGCTTTAGACAAAACTAATTTATTTCCACCGATGACGATGCACATGATCGCCAGTGGCGAAGCCAGCGGTCAATTAGAACAGTTACTCGCTAAGGCGGCGGATTATCAAGAACGCGAAACCAAATCGATGGTTAATATTTTTGTCGGATTGTTTGAACCGCTGATGATACTCAGCATGGGTTTAGTCGTACTGTTTATTGTATTAGCCGTGTTGTTACCGATTCTGGATATGAATTCGCTAGTCCAATAA
- the gspG gene encoding type II secretion system major pseudopilin GspG: MVVVMIIGLMAAVVVPKLMNRPDQARLTKAKVDMQTIKQALEQYRLDNYRYPNTDQGIQALVTKPTTGPEAANWNEGGYLEKVPKDPWKNEYLYLQPGEHGDVDIFTYGADVRPGGEGMDADIGSWDLDK; the protein is encoded by the coding sequence ATGGTGGTAGTAATGATCATTGGTTTAATGGCTGCAGTGGTTGTGCCCAAATTAATGAATCGGCCTGATCAAGCGCGTCTCACCAAAGCCAAAGTAGATATGCAAACGATTAAACAAGCATTAGAACAATATCGTTTAGATAATTATCGCTACCCCAACACCGATCAAGGTATTCAAGCTCTAGTCACTAAACCGACCACGGGCCCCGAAGCGGCTAATTGGAATGAAGGTGGTTATTTAGAAAAAGTGCCTAAAGATCCATGGAAAAATGAATATCTTTATCTACAACCCGGTGAACACGGCGATGTCGACATCTTCACCTATGGTGCGGATGTTCGTCCCGGCGGCGAAGGTATGGATGCTGATATTGGTAGCTGGGATTTGGATAAATGA
- the rrtA gene encoding rhombosortase produces the protein MSKAHLQISALCLLTLLLGIGFQWHDLEFWCWSRPAIIDGEYWRLLTGHFVHLGWRHALLNSIALVLITCLWIQDVPNPKASIWFASLVFCMLIVSLGMWWWLPHLQWYVGLSGALHGLLISGVLLSIRQRPYANSFLLVGVLAKLVYEHQQGAMSATSAWIGGAIITEAHLYGAIGGLLFFVLLWLYRLVLRY, from the coding sequence ATGTCAAAAGCACATTTACAAATAAGCGCATTGTGTCTTCTGACGTTGCTATTGGGTATTGGTTTCCAATGGCACGATCTTGAGTTTTGGTGCTGGTCTAGACCGGCCATTATAGACGGTGAATATTGGCGTTTGTTGACAGGCCACTTTGTACATTTGGGTTGGCGGCATGCTCTATTAAATAGTATCGCCTTGGTCTTGATCACCTGCTTATGGATTCAGGACGTGCCCAATCCTAAAGCATCCATTTGGTTCGCGAGTTTAGTGTTTTGTATGTTGATAGTTTCACTGGGTATGTGGTGGTGGCTGCCGCATTTGCAGTGGTATGTGGGTTTATCCGGCGCCTTGCATGGTTTATTAATCAGCGGAGTTTTACTCAGCATTCGCCAGCGGCCTTATGCGAATAGCTTTTTGTTAGTCGGCGTGCTGGCTAAATTAGTTTATGAGCATCAACAAGGCGCGATGTCAGCAACCAGTGCATGGATTGGCGGAGCGATAATTACTGAAGCGCATTTGTACGGTGCTATCGGCGGGTTGCTATTTTTTGTGCTGTTATGGTTATATCGTTTAGTGCTGCGTTATTGA